Proteins encoded within one genomic window of Bradyrhizobium sp. CB1717:
- a CDS encoding SRPBCC family protein, translating into MTEPFIVRRETQIAAPRATVFAYLTDPEKILSWMGSDATTEPHPGGLYLLKGIGPRGAAARGAFREVVPVHRLAYTFGWEGGQEVPPGSSLIEIDLIERDGGTLLRMTHSGLPNAEQAAAHAKGWAHYLERLTSVAAGGDPGPDRGVSDKT; encoded by the coding sequence ATGACCGAGCCGTTCATAGTGCGACGCGAGACCCAGATCGCCGCCCCGCGCGCCACCGTCTTTGCCTATCTCACCGACCCCGAGAAGATCCTGAGTTGGATGGGGTCGGACGCAACCACGGAACCGCATCCCGGCGGGCTCTATCTTCTGAAGGGCATCGGTCCGCGCGGCGCCGCGGCCCGCGGCGCCTTCCGCGAGGTCGTGCCGGTGCATCGCCTGGCCTACACGTTCGGCTGGGAGGGCGGTCAGGAAGTGCCGCCCGGCTCGAGCCTGATCGAGATCGATTTGATCGAGCGCGACGGCGGCACGCTGCTGCGCATGACCCATAGCGGGCTGCCGAATGCGGAACAGGCGGCGGCACATGCGAAGGGATGGGCGCACTACCTGGAACGGCTCACAAGCGTAGCGGCTGGCGGCGATCCCGGTCCGGACAGGGGTGTGTCCGACAAGACGTAG
- a CDS encoding NAD(P)H-dependent glycerol-3-phosphate dehydrogenase yields the protein MTAFQSIAVIGAGAWGTALATVAARAGRNVTLWARNAEHATRIASTRDNPRLPGVRLASEIVVTSDLAEASRAEMLLIATPAQHLRGAVNMLAAHITKPVPIIACAKGIEHGTHKFMTDVIAEAAPHAQPAILSGPSFADDVARGLPTAVTLAAKEEALASSLVQALGSPTFRPYHSTDIRGVEIGGAAKNVLAIAVGIAVGRKLGASAQAALTTRGFAELTRLGRALGARSETLTGLSGLGDLILTCSSPQSRNFALGLALGRGEQPSAGKLAEGEFTAPVLIELAASQNIEMPVSEAVASILSGRSTIDGAISGLLTRPFKAEE from the coding sequence ATGACCGCGTTCCAATCCATCGCGGTGATCGGAGCGGGCGCCTGGGGTACGGCGCTGGCGACGGTGGCGGCGCGGGCAGGGCGGAACGTGACGCTCTGGGCCCGCAACGCGGAGCATGCGACGCGGATTGCATCGACGCGCGACAATCCGCGACTGCCCGGCGTGCGGCTTGCTTCGGAGATTGTCGTCACGAGCGATCTCGCGGAGGCGTCGCGCGCGGAGATGCTGCTGATCGCAACGCCTGCGCAGCATCTGCGCGGCGCGGTCAACATGCTGGCCGCGCACATCACGAAGCCGGTACCGATCATCGCCTGCGCCAAGGGCATCGAGCACGGCACCCACAAGTTCATGACCGACGTGATCGCGGAAGCCGCGCCGCACGCGCAGCCGGCGATCCTGTCGGGTCCGAGCTTTGCCGACGACGTCGCGCGCGGCCTGCCGACGGCGGTGACATTGGCGGCCAAGGAGGAAGCGCTGGCGAGCAGCCTGGTGCAGGCGCTGGGCTCGCCGACATTCCGCCCCTATCACTCCACCGACATTCGCGGCGTCGAGATCGGCGGCGCCGCCAAGAACGTGCTGGCGATCGCGGTCGGCATTGCGGTCGGGCGCAAGCTCGGCGCCTCGGCCCAGGCGGCGCTGACGACCCGCGGCTTTGCCGAACTGACGCGCCTCGGCCGCGCGCTCGGCGCCCGCAGCGAGACGCTCACCGGCCTGTCGGGCCTCGGTGATCTGATCCTCACCTGCTCGAGCCCGCAATCGCGCAATTTTGCGCTCGGCCTCGCGCTCGGGCGCGGCGAGCAGCCGTCCGCCGGCAAGCTTGCAGAAGGCGAATTCACCGCGCCGGTGCTGATCGAACTCGCAGCTTCGCAAAACATCGAGATGCCGGTATCAGAAGCGGTCGCGTCGATCCTGAGCGGCCGCAGCACGATCGACGGCGCGATCTCGGGGCTGTTGACGCGGCCCTTCAAGGCAGAGGAATGA
- a CDS encoding uroporphyrinogen-III synthase, with protein sequence MSILVTRPHPDNEATADNLRARGHVVLLAPVLKFEPVAFHDESEAGYGAVIVTSANAIRAVAPQLRDLGLLELPLFAVGEHTASAARDAGFGEVIVAGGDAAALRDKVVQSARDKVLKKKSTLLYLAGADLSRDLGGELGAEGFNVVTQTTYRMAPVKHLPREVCEGFAAHWVEAVLHYSRRSARAFLDAARDEGVEISALAIPQCCLSETVAGVLRDAGASQVLVAATPDENALFDTLERALRTRLA encoded by the coding sequence ATGTCCATTCTTGTCACACGGCCGCATCCCGACAATGAGGCAACTGCGGACAATCTGCGCGCGCGGGGGCATGTGGTGCTGCTCGCGCCGGTGCTCAAGTTCGAGCCGGTCGCTTTCCATGACGAGAGCGAAGCGGGCTATGGCGCCGTCATCGTCACGTCGGCCAATGCGATCCGCGCCGTCGCGCCGCAATTGCGGGACCTCGGCCTTTTGGAGCTGCCGCTGTTTGCGGTCGGCGAGCACACCGCGTCTGCCGCGCGCGACGCCGGCTTTGGCGAGGTCATCGTCGCCGGCGGCGATGCTGCGGCCTTGCGCGACAAGGTCGTGCAAAGCGCGCGCGACAAGGTGCTGAAGAAGAAAAGCACGCTGCTTTATCTTGCCGGCGCCGATCTGTCGCGCGATCTCGGCGGCGAGCTCGGTGCGGAAGGATTCAACGTGGTGACGCAGACCACCTATCGCATGGCGCCGGTCAAGCATCTGCCGCGCGAGGTCTGCGAGGGCTTTGCCGCCCACTGGGTCGAGGCGGTGCTGCACTACTCCCGGCGCAGCGCGCGGGCGTTCCTGGACGCAGCGCGGGACGAAGGCGTCGAAATTTCGGCGCTGGCGATCCCGCAATGCTGCCTGTCCGAAACGGTCGCCGGCGTGCTGCGCGATGCCGGTGCGTCGCAGGTTCTGGTCGCCGCGACGCCGGACGAAAATGCCTTATTTGACACCTTGGAGCGTGCTTTGCGTACCCGTTTGGCGTAA
- a CDS encoding heme biosynthesis HemY N-terminal domain-containing protein, giving the protein MLRIVLFLVLIALAAAGAAWVADQPGDLVLTAGSFRASTTLPRFVFLLGLFAAAVVLLWSIVTMIWRTPGRMRRRRHEKRHARGRHAITHGLLAIGHGDTALARRHAEAARRHAPNDPLALLLHAQSAQLEGKRDEAQRVFRAMAEREDTRLLGLRGLFIEAQRADDAVGAVMIAEEAIKLSPSSTWASHAVLGFRCARGDWSGALAILESNLSAGLIDKPAYRRQRGVLLTARALELEKMDRDVARESVMEAIKLAPTLVPAAVLAAKFESEAHQVRRAMKLVETAWLANPHPDLADAYAHVKLGDSARQRLQRVETLAAKTHPDKPGHVEGQLAIARAAIDASEFARARQVLAPYINDPTQRVALLMAEIERAEHGDSGRARAWTLRAVRARHDPAWTADGYVSDRWRPVSPVTGRLDAFQWQTPVASLPSDKATTIESSAFEEAMLAAPPPKRVTAAPSESPVEPVVTGPAPAPAAQDNSPPETKETAKETVKETVKEAVAETATEEPAVAPAEPVKPAPDPAESSPPAATPVFRTRADLGKPAPIPAVIPIVRAPDDPGIDDEGPSDEFTEQIGTPKPHAKAQAGGWRGFWSRWGA; this is encoded by the coding sequence ATGCTTCGCATCGTCCTTTTCCTTGTCCTGATTGCACTGGCGGCGGCCGGCGCGGCCTGGGTTGCCGACCAGCCCGGCGATCTCGTCCTGACCGCGGGGAGCTTCCGGGCTTCGACGACGTTGCCCAGGTTCGTGTTCTTGCTTGGCCTCTTTGCCGCGGCCGTTGTCCTGCTCTGGAGCATCGTGACGATGATCTGGCGCACGCCGGGCCGCATGCGCCGCCGTCGTCACGAGAAGCGTCACGCGCGCGGCCGCCACGCCATCACCCACGGCCTGCTCGCGATCGGACACGGCGACACCGCGCTCGCCCGCCGGCACGCCGAAGCGGCACGGCGGCACGCGCCGAACGATCCGCTCGCGCTTCTCCTGCATGCGCAATCGGCCCAGCTCGAAGGCAAGCGCGACGAGGCGCAGCGCGTCTTCCGCGCCATGGCCGAGCGCGAGGATACGCGGCTGCTCGGCCTGCGCGGCCTGTTCATCGAGGCGCAGCGCGCGGACGATGCGGTCGGCGCCGTGATGATCGCGGAGGAAGCGATCAAGCTGTCGCCGTCCTCGACCTGGGCCTCGCATGCGGTGCTCGGCTTCCGCTGCGCCCGCGGCGACTGGAGCGGCGCGCTCGCGATCCTCGAGTCGAATCTGTCCGCCGGCCTGATCGACAAGCCGGCCTATCGCCGCCAGCGCGGCGTGCTGCTCACGGCGCGTGCGCTCGAATTGGAAAAGATGGACCGCGACGTCGCGCGCGAGAGCGTGATGGAGGCGATCAAGCTCGCGCCGACCCTGGTGCCGGCAGCAGTGCTCGCCGCGAAATTCGAGAGCGAGGCGCATCAGGTGCGCCGCGCCATGAAGCTGGTCGAGACCGCTTGGCTCGCCAATCCGCATCCCGATCTCGCAGATGCCTATGCGCATGTGAAGCTCGGCGATTCCGCGCGGCAGCGCCTGCAGCGGGTCGAGACGCTCGCGGCCAAGACGCACCCCGACAAGCCCGGCCATGTCGAGGGCCAGCTCGCAATCGCGCGCGCGGCGATCGATGCCTCCGAGTTCGCCCGCGCACGCCAGGTGCTCGCGCCCTATATCAACGATCCGACCCAGCGCGTGGCGCTGTTGATGGCCGAGATCGAGCGCGCCGAGCATGGCGATAGCGGCCGTGCCCGCGCCTGGACCCTGCGCGCGGTGCGCGCCCGCCACGATCCGGCCTGGACCGCGGACGGCTATGTCAGCGACCGCTGGCGCCCGGTCTCCCCGGTCACCGGCCGGCTCGACGCCTTCCAGTGGCAGACGCCGGTCGCCAGCCTGCCCTCGGACAAGGCGACCACGATCGAATCCTCGGCCTTCGAGGAAGCCATGCTGGCCGCCCCGCCGCCGAAGCGGGTGACGGCGGCTCCGAGCGAGAGCCCGGTGGAACCGGTCGTGACGGGTCCGGCGCCGGCACCCGCCGCCCAGGACAATTCTCCCCCCGAGACCAAGGAAACCGCCAAGGAAACGGTCAAGGAAACGGTCAAGGAAGCCGTCGCGGAAACCGCCACGGAGGAGCCGGCGGTGGCACCTGCCGAGCCGGTCAAACCGGCCCCCGACCCGGCCGAATCATCGCCGCCGGCGGCAACGCCGGTGTTCCGGACCCGCGCCGATCTCGGCAAGCCCGCCCCGATCCCCGCCGTCATCCCGATCGTCCGTGCCCCTGATGATCCCGGGATCGATGACGAGGGCCCGAGCGATGAATTTACGGAACAAATCGGCACGCCCAAGCCCCATGCAAAGGCCCAGGCCGGCGGCTGGCGCGGATTCTGGTCCCGCTGGGGCGCGTGA
- a CDS encoding adenylate/guanylate cyclase domain-containing protein, which produces MHLSPPLAWLVDAASDCPGADRLLAELGAHLIADGVPLAAGALTLEVPHPLIAKRTWLWRAETGSVIEALGFAPGGLAPDPPNDAGRRWLRDIAGGEVHEDVVGRADGPLLGWIGPRPFTADEIEQLRQAARFAATPLAVLAARATLRATLDAYLGKRSAERVLAAPLRRDLGETIQAALLYADLRNFTILSETTPPAQVIAALDAWFDRIAGAVHAFGGEVLKFIGDGVLAIFPVLEASPRRACDAALRAASAAEAGMAYLNAERQAQGSPPLAFGAALHLGEMLWGNIGAANRLDFTAIGPAVNLASRLEGLCKPLGRTVLVSGALAAETEMPLIALGSHSLRGIAAPCEVFALPETQNRTS; this is translated from the coding sequence ATGCATTTGTCCCCGCCCCTCGCCTGGCTCGTCGATGCCGCCTCGGATTGCCCCGGAGCGGACCGCCTGCTGGCGGAACTCGGTGCGCATCTGATCGCCGACGGCGTGCCGCTTGCGGCGGGCGCCCTGACGCTGGAGGTGCCGCATCCGCTGATCGCGAAGCGGACCTGGCTGTGGCGCGCCGAGACTGGCAGCGTCATCGAAGCGCTCGGCTTCGCGCCAGGCGGCCTTGCGCCCGACCCGCCCAACGATGCCGGTCGCCGCTGGTTGCGCGACATCGCAGGCGGCGAGGTGCATGAGGATGTCGTTGGACGGGCCGATGGGCCGCTGCTCGGCTGGATCGGGCCGCGTCCGTTCACGGCGGATGAGATCGAGCAATTGCGCCAGGCTGCTCGCTTCGCGGCGACGCCCCTTGCCGTGCTTGCCGCGCGTGCCACGTTGCGGGCGACGCTCGATGCTTACCTCGGCAAGCGCAGCGCGGAACGGGTGCTGGCGGCGCCTCTGCGCCGCGATCTCGGCGAGACCATCCAGGCCGCGCTGCTTTATGCAGACCTGCGCAATTTCACGATCCTCTCGGAAACCACGCCGCCTGCCCAGGTCATCGCGGCGCTCGATGCATGGTTCGATCGCATCGCCGGCGCCGTTCACGCCTTCGGCGGCGAGGTGCTGAAATTCATCGGCGACGGCGTGCTCGCGATCTTTCCGGTGCTCGAGGCATCGCCGCGCCGCGCCTGCGATGCCGCTCTCCGCGCGGCAAGTGCGGCCGAAGCCGGCATGGCCTATCTCAACGCCGAGCGCCAAGCTCAAGGCTCGCCGCCGCTCGCGTTCGGTGCCGCGCTCCATCTCGGCGAGATGCTCTGGGGCAATATCGGCGCCGCCAACCGGCTCGACTTCACCGCGATCGGGCCCGCCGTCAATCTCGCCAGCCGGCTCGAGGGATTGTGCAAGCCGCTCGGCAGGACGGTGCTGGTGTCGGGTGCACTCGCCGCCGAGACGGAGATGCCGCTGATCGCGCTCGGATCGCATTCGCTGCGCGGCATTGCCGCGCCTTGCGAGGTGTTTGCGCTACCGGAGACGCAGAACCGGACATCGTAG
- a CDS encoding EVE domain-containing protein → MAYWLVKSEPSVWSWDQQVAKGAKGEAWTGVRNYTARINLVNMKKGDKAFFYHSNEGKEIVGIAEIIKEAYPDPTDKTEKFVCVDIKADKPLKTPVTMAAIKAEKKLKDMALVKYSRLSVQPVTAEEWKLVCKMGGM, encoded by the coding sequence ATGGCGTACTGGCTGGTGAAATCCGAACCGTCGGTGTGGTCCTGGGACCAGCAGGTGGCGAAGGGCGCCAAGGGCGAGGCCTGGACCGGCGTGCGCAACTACACCGCGCGCATCAACCTCGTGAACATGAAGAAGGGCGACAAGGCGTTCTTCTATCATTCCAACGAAGGCAAGGAGATCGTCGGCATCGCCGAGATCATCAAGGAGGCCTATCCCGATCCGACCGACAAGACCGAGAAATTCGTCTGCGTCGACATCAAGGCCGACAAGCCGTTGAAGACACCGGTGACGATGGCCGCGATCAAGGCCGAGAAGAAGCTCAAAGACATGGCGCTGGTGAAATATTCGCGCCTCTCGGTGCAGCCGGTGACGGCAGAAGAGTGGAAGCTCGTCTGCAAGATGGGCGGGATGTAG
- a CDS encoding DNA topoisomerase IB: MMDQQNLGRLRPASADPAAIALAKALGQWPKPAGSTRPSPKKVFDSASPAAVEALARELGLRLGDQNELTIRRIRRGKGYSFVRPNGAHIRDARTIRRLHAMAVPPAYREVRYSADPSSHLQAVGRDAAGRLQYRYHADWEKVREHRKAHRLEKLVGALPKIRRKVSAFLSGDEPTREFALSAVIELIARTAIRPGNESYARLNGTRGATTLLKANVTLEEDSFVLTFKAKGGKAVRKECDAAKLVRAIGILRGVPGKRMFQYRDAYGIVRAVNTTQVNAFLREIAGIKISLKDFRTLMASAVVVESLSRITPATSQRGRKKQVLDAIRAAADKLSNTPAICRKSYVHDTIVTAFEDGILERFAATMKGQRSQARREQLLAQVVATAAV; this comes from the coding sequence ATGATGGATCAGCAGAATCTCGGGAGGTTGCGGCCCGCTTCAGCCGATCCTGCCGCTATTGCGCTGGCCAAAGCCCTCGGACAATGGCCGAAACCGGCCGGTTCCACCCGTCCCAGCCCGAAAAAGGTGTTCGATTCAGCATCTCCGGCGGCCGTCGAGGCGCTCGCCAGGGAGCTGGGCCTGCGGCTCGGCGACCAGAACGAGCTGACCATCCGCCGCATCAGGCGCGGCAAGGGCTATTCCTTCGTGCGCCCCAACGGCGCCCATATCCGCGACGCCCGCACCATCCGCCGGCTGCACGCCATGGCGGTGCCGCCGGCCTACCGCGAGGTGCGTTATTCGGCCGATCCGAGCTCGCATCTCCAGGCCGTGGGTCGCGATGCCGCAGGCCGGCTGCAATACCGCTATCACGCCGACTGGGAGAAGGTCCGCGAGCACCGCAAGGCGCATCGCCTGGAGAAGCTCGTCGGCGCGCTGCCGAAGATACGGCGCAAGGTCTCGGCGTTCCTGTCGGGCGACGAGCCGACGCGCGAATTCGCGCTTTCGGCCGTGATCGAGCTGATCGCGCGCACCGCGATCCGCCCGGGCAATGAATCCTATGCCCGTCTGAACGGCACCCGCGGCGCCACCACGCTGCTCAAGGCCAACGTCACGCTCGAAGAGGATAGCTTCGTGCTGACCTTCAAGGCCAAGGGCGGCAAGGCGGTGCGGAAGGAATGCGACGCGGCCAAGCTGGTGCGCGCCATCGGCATTCTGCGCGGCGTTCCCGGCAAGCGCATGTTCCAGTATCGCGACGCCTACGGCATCGTCCGCGCGGTCAACACCACGCAGGTGAACGCGTTCTTGCGCGAGATCGCGGGCATCAAGATCTCGCTGAAGGATTTTCGCACGCTGATGGCGTCAGCCGTCGTGGTGGAATCGCTGTCGCGGATCACGCCGGCGACCAGCCAGCGCGGCCGCAAGAAGCAGGTGCTGGACGCGATCCGCGCCGCGGCCGACAAGCTCTCGAACACGCCGGCGATCTGCCGCAAGAGCTACGTCCACGACACCATCGTCACCGCGTTCGAGGATGGCATCCTCGAGCGTTTTGCTGCGACGATGAAGGGCCAGCGTTCGCAGGCAAGGCGCGAGCAGCTGCTGGCGCAGGTGGTGGCGACCGCGGCGGTGTAG
- the acs gene encoding acetate--CoA ligase gives MSEKIYDVPAEWAKRAWVDQAKYKDMYARSISDPSGFWAEQAKRIDWMKTPTRIENVSFAPGNISIKWFEDGVLNVAHNCIDRHLHTRANQTAIIWEGDDPSQSRHITYKELHDEVCRMANILRTRNVKKGDRVTIYLPMIPEAAYAMLACARIGAIHSVVFAGFSPDSLAQRINDCQSKVIITADEGLRGGKKVPLKANVDAALAKADGVDWVVVVKRTGGKIDMNPTRDLWYHEAAAMVTTECPVEHMHAEDPLFILYTSGSTGQPKGVLHTTGGYLVFASMTHQYVFDYHDGDIYWCTADVGWVTGHSYILYGPLANGATTLMFEGVPNYPDNSRFWNVIDKHKVNIFYTAPTAIRALMQSGDEPVKKTSRASLRLLGSVGEPINPEAWEWYHRVVGDDRCPIVDTWWQTETGGILITPLPGATKLKPGSATQPFFGVVPEIVDADGKVLEGETTGNLCLTRSWPGQMRTVYGDHARFEQTYFSTYKGKYFTGDGCRRDADGYYWITGRVDDVINVSGHRMGTAEVESALVAHEKVSEAAVVGFPHDIKGQGIYAYVTLMAGVQPTDDLRKELVTWVRKEIGPIASPDQIQFAPGLPKTRSGKIMRRILRKIAEDEPGSLGDTSTLADPAVVDDLVKNRQNKKSA, from the coding sequence ATGTCCGAGAAGATCTATGACGTGCCGGCGGAATGGGCGAAGCGCGCCTGGGTCGACCAGGCCAAGTACAAGGACATGTACGCCCGCTCGATCTCGGACCCGAGCGGCTTCTGGGCCGAACAGGCCAAGCGCATCGACTGGATGAAGACGCCGACTAGAATCGAGAACGTCTCCTTCGCGCCCGGCAACATCTCGATCAAATGGTTCGAGGACGGCGTCCTCAACGTCGCCCACAACTGCATCGACCGGCACCTCCACACGCGCGCCAACCAGACCGCGATCATCTGGGAAGGTGACGATCCCTCGCAATCCCGCCACATCACCTACAAGGAGCTGCACGACGAGGTCTGCCGGATGGCAAACATCCTGCGTACCCGCAACGTCAAGAAAGGCGACCGCGTCACCATCTACCTGCCGATGATCCCCGAGGCCGCCTATGCGATGCTGGCCTGCGCGCGGATCGGCGCGATCCACTCCGTGGTGTTCGCGGGCTTCTCGCCCGACAGCCTCGCCCAGCGCATCAACGACTGCCAATCCAAGGTGATCATCACCGCGGACGAAGGCCTGCGCGGCGGCAAGAAGGTGCCGCTGAAGGCCAATGTCGACGCAGCGCTCGCCAAAGCCGACGGCGTCGACTGGGTCGTCGTGGTCAAGCGCACCGGCGGCAAGATCGACATGAACCCGACGCGCGACCTCTGGTACCACGAGGCCGCGGCGATGGTGACGACGGAATGCCCGGTCGAGCACATGCATGCCGAGGATCCGCTGTTCATCCTCTACACCTCGGGTTCGACCGGCCAGCCCAAGGGCGTGCTGCACACCACGGGCGGCTACCTCGTGTTCGCCTCGATGACGCATCAATACGTCTTCGACTATCACGACGGCGACATCTACTGGTGCACCGCCGATGTCGGCTGGGTCACCGGCCACAGCTACATCCTCTACGGACCGCTCGCCAACGGTGCGACCACGCTGATGTTCGAGGGTGTGCCGAATTACCCGGATAATTCGCGGTTCTGGAACGTCATCGACAAGCACAAGGTCAACATCTTCTACACCGCGCCGACGGCGATCCGCGCGCTGATGCAGAGCGGCGACGAGCCGGTGAAGAAGACCTCGCGCGCTTCGCTCCGCCTGCTCGGCTCGGTCGGCGAGCCCATCAATCCCGAAGCCTGGGAATGGTATCACCGCGTCGTCGGCGACGACCGCTGCCCGATCGTCGACACCTGGTGGCAGACCGAGACCGGCGGCATTTTGATCACGCCGCTGCCGGGCGCGACGAAACTCAAACCGGGCTCTGCGACGCAGCCGTTCTTCGGCGTGGTGCCTGAAATCGTCGACGCCGACGGCAAGGTGCTGGAAGGCGAGACCACCGGCAATCTGTGCCTGACGCGGTCATGGCCGGGCCAGATGCGCACGGTCTATGGCGATCACGCGCGCTTCGAGCAGACCTACTTCTCGACCTACAAGGGCAAGTATTTTACGGGCGACGGCTGCCGTCGCGATGCCGACGGCTATTACTGGATCACCGGCCGCGTCGACGACGTCATCAACGTGTCCGGCCATCGCATGGGGACCGCGGAAGTCGAGAGCGCACTGGTCGCGCATGAGAAGGTGTCGGAGGCCGCCGTGGTCGGCTTCCCGCACGACATCAAGGGCCAGGGCATCTACGCCTATGTCACCCTGATGGCCGGCGTGCAGCCGACCGACGATCTGCGGAAAGAACTCGTGACCTGGGTGCGCAAGGAGATCGGCCCGATCGCCTCGCCCGACCAGATCCAGTTCGCGCCGGGCCTGCCAAAGACCCGGTCGGGCAAGATCATGCGCCGCATCCTGCGCAAGATCGCCGAGGACGAGCCGGGCAGCCTGGGAGACACCTCGACCCTCGCCGATCCCGCCGTGGTCGACGATCTCGTGAAGAACCGGCAGAACAAGAAGTCGGCGTAA
- the tsaD gene encoding tRNA (adenosine(37)-N6)-threonylcarbamoyltransferase complex transferase subunit TsaD, with amino-acid sequence MLVLGIETTCDETAAAVIERAPDGSGKILSNIVRSQVEEHARFGGVVPEIAARAHVDVLDGIIDRAMHEAGIDYAQLDGVAAAAGPGLIGGVIVGLTTAKAIAMVHDTPLVAVNHLEAHALTPRLTDGIDFPYCLFLASGGHTQIVAVTGVGQYVRLGTTVDDAIGEAFDKVAKMLGLPYPGGPQVERAAGNGDATRFAFPRPMQGRPDANFSLSGLKTAVRTEASRLAEITPQDISDLCAGFQAAVLDSTADRLNVGLKLFREQFGAPRALVAAGGVAANQAIRGALHDVARQAGTELILPPPALCTDNGAMIAWAGAERLALGMTDTMEAQPRARWLLDANATAPAGYGKTRAGY; translated from the coding sequence ATGCTGGTATTGGGCATCGAAACCACCTGCGACGAGACCGCCGCGGCGGTGATCGAGCGCGCGCCTGACGGCAGTGGCAAGATCCTGTCCAACATCGTGCGCTCGCAGGTCGAGGAGCATGCCCGCTTCGGCGGCGTGGTGCCGGAGATCGCGGCGCGCGCGCATGTCGACGTGCTCGACGGGATCATCGACCGCGCCATGCACGAAGCCGGCATCGACTATGCCCAGCTCGACGGCGTCGCAGCGGCCGCAGGGCCCGGGCTGATCGGCGGCGTGATCGTCGGACTCACCACCGCGAAGGCGATCGCGATGGTGCATGACACGCCGCTGGTCGCGGTGAACCATCTGGAGGCGCATGCGCTGACGCCGCGCCTCACCGACGGAATCGATTTTCCCTACTGCCTCTTCCTCGCCTCGGGCGGCCATACCCAGATCGTGGCAGTTACCGGCGTCGGCCAGTATGTGCGACTCGGCACCACCGTTGACGACGCCATCGGCGAAGCCTTCGACAAGGTCGCGAAGATGCTGGGGCTGCCATACCCCGGCGGCCCGCAGGTCGAACGCGCGGCGGGTAACGGCGATGCCACGCGCTTTGCGTTCCCGCGGCCGATGCAGGGACGTCCCGATGCCAATTTCTCGCTGTCCGGATTGAAGACGGCAGTCCGCACCGAAGCGAGCCGGCTCGCCGAGATCACGCCGCAGGACATCAGCGATCTCTGCGCGGGCTTCCAGGCCGCGGTGCTGGATTCGACCGCCGACCGCCTGAACGTCGGCCTCAAACTTTTCCGCGAGCAGTTCGGCGCGCCGCGCGCGCTCGTGGCCGCCGGCGGCGTTGCCGCCAATCAGGCGATCCGCGGCGCGCTGCATGACGTCGCGCGGCAGGCCGGGACGGAGCTGATCCTGCCGCCGCCCGCGCTCTGCACCGACAATGGCGCGATGATCGCCTGGGCCGGCGCCGAGCGCCTTGCGCTCGGAATGACCGACACGATGGAGGCGCAGCCGCGCGCACGCTGGCTGCTCGACGCCAATGCGACGGCGCCAGCGGGCTACGGCAAGACGCGGGCGGGATACTAG